One genomic window of Myxococcus xanthus includes the following:
- a CDS encoding lactate racemase domain-containing protein → MRPFKTLQKLYDEESQVVITEKGSPPRVLFHGENFLQEDLPVGTRVIFPRPPLAGVPNVKAAIRYAINNPEGMEPLHALLKPGMRLTCVIDDISVPLPPMVTPDVRQTILEIVLELAADSGVDDVHLIIANALHRRMTEGEMKRMVGEKIFDAYYPDRYYNHDAEDPDGMVALERTSHGEEVSVNRRVAESDLIVYVNVNFVPMNGGHKSMGTGVSNYASLRHHHNPKTIRASDSYMEPKTSALYKSNERIGRNIDKHLKVFHIETALNNRMFGGPTDFLAKKEEDYTEADRLKFQAMRFALSKLPRAAARKVLNSVPAPYDVTGVYAGATEPTHAKTLETSYKQYVVPVEGQSDIVIFPIPFISPYSVNSILNPLLVQVMGLGYFYNLNRGVPLVKKGGVLILLHPAYDEFDPEHHPSYIEFFHRLLPETRDSMKLEHKYEREFAENPSYVHLYRKGNAYHGVHPFYMWYWGENGRQHVGKVIVAGAENNHVPALMGWDRTDTLTEAIEEARGFMGRSATISLLRIAPTVMVDVK, encoded by the coding sequence ATGCGCCCGTTCAAGACGCTCCAGAAGCTGTACGACGAGGAAAGCCAGGTCGTCATCACCGAGAAGGGCAGCCCCCCGCGCGTGCTGTTCCACGGTGAGAACTTCCTGCAGGAAGACCTTCCGGTCGGCACGCGCGTCATCTTCCCGCGCCCGCCCCTGGCCGGCGTGCCCAACGTCAAGGCCGCCATCCGCTACGCCATCAACAACCCGGAGGGCATGGAGCCGCTGCACGCGCTCCTCAAGCCGGGCATGCGCCTGACGTGCGTCATCGACGACATCAGCGTGCCGCTGCCGCCCATGGTCACGCCGGACGTGCGGCAGACCATCCTGGAAATCGTCCTGGAGCTGGCCGCCGACAGCGGCGTGGACGACGTGCACCTCATCATCGCCAACGCCCTGCACCGCCGGATGACGGAAGGCGAGATGAAGCGCATGGTGGGCGAGAAGATCTTCGACGCCTACTACCCGGACCGCTACTACAACCACGACGCCGAGGACCCGGACGGGATGGTCGCGCTGGAGCGCACGTCCCACGGTGAAGAGGTGTCGGTGAACCGCCGCGTGGCGGAGAGCGACCTCATCGTCTACGTGAACGTGAACTTCGTGCCCATGAACGGCGGGCACAAGTCCATGGGCACCGGCGTGTCCAACTACGCGTCGCTGCGGCACCACCACAACCCGAAGACCATCCGCGCCTCCGACAGCTATATGGAGCCGAAGACGAGCGCGCTCTACAAGAGCAACGAGCGCATCGGGCGCAACATCGACAAGCACCTGAAGGTCTTCCACATCGAGACGGCGCTGAACAACCGCATGTTCGGCGGCCCCACCGACTTCCTGGCGAAGAAGGAAGAGGACTACACGGAGGCGGACCGGCTGAAGTTCCAGGCCATGCGCTTCGCGCTGTCCAAGCTGCCGCGCGCGGCGGCGCGCAAGGTGCTCAACTCCGTCCCCGCGCCCTACGACGTCACGGGCGTCTACGCCGGAGCCACGGAGCCCACGCACGCGAAGACGCTGGAGACGAGCTACAAGCAGTACGTGGTGCCGGTGGAGGGACAGAGCGACATCGTCATCTTCCCCATCCCGTTCATCTCCCCGTACAGCGTCAACTCCATCCTCAACCCGCTGCTGGTGCAGGTGATGGGGCTGGGCTACTTCTACAACCTGAACCGCGGTGTGCCGCTGGTGAAGAAGGGCGGCGTGCTCATCCTGCTGCACCCGGCCTACGACGAGTTCGACCCGGAGCACCACCCCAGCTACATCGAGTTCTTCCACCGGCTGCTGCCGGAGACGCGCGACTCCATGAAGCTGGAGCACAAGTACGAGCGCGAGTTCGCGGAGAACCCCAGCTACGTGCACCTGTACCGCAAGGGCAACGCCTACCACGGCGTGCACCCCTTCTACATGTGGTACTGGGGCGAGAATGGCCGCCAGCACGTAGGCAAGGTCATTGTCGCGGGCGCGGAGAACAACCATGTCCCCGCCCTGATGGGCTGGGACCGCACCGACACGCTCACCGAGGCCATTGAAGAGGCTCGCGGGTTCATGGGCCGCTCGGCCACCATCAGCCTGCTGCGCATCGCGCCCACGGTGATGGTGGATGTGAAGTGA
- a CDS encoding HAD family hydrolase, whose product MSSKAAFFDVDGTLVKTNVVHVYAYYAMNRGSVLGIAGRTLSTALSVPLFGVMDAVDRKTFNEFFYRYYAGLSEDRLVTIAEDMFEDVLQPALFEQTQDLIDQARRSGCKIVLVTGALDFTMRPLARHLGADDMIANKMQFVGGKATGKVIPPIIEGANKANAIRAYCTKEGLSLDKCHGYSDSASDYAMLAVVGRPTAVNPDLRLRSIARAYNWPILDLK is encoded by the coding sequence ATGTCCTCGAAAGCTGCCTTCTTCGATGTCGACGGGACGCTCGTGAAGACGAACGTCGTCCACGTCTACGCGTACTACGCGATGAACCGCGGCTCCGTCCTGGGCATCGCGGGGCGGACCCTGAGCACCGCCCTCAGCGTGCCGCTCTTCGGTGTCATGGACGCGGTGGACCGCAAGACGTTCAACGAGTTCTTCTACCGCTACTACGCGGGCCTGAGCGAAGACCGCCTGGTCACCATCGCCGAGGACATGTTCGAGGACGTGCTGCAGCCCGCCCTCTTCGAGCAGACGCAGGACCTCATCGACCAGGCTCGCCGCAGCGGCTGCAAGATTGTCCTCGTCACGGGCGCGCTGGACTTCACCATGCGCCCGCTGGCGCGCCACCTGGGCGCCGACGACATGATCGCCAACAAGATGCAGTTCGTGGGCGGCAAGGCGACCGGCAAGGTGATTCCGCCCATCATCGAAGGCGCGAACAAGGCGAACGCCATCCGCGCCTACTGCACCAAGGAAGGCCTGTCGCTGGACAAGTGCCACGGCTACTCCGACAGCGCCTCTGACTACGCGATGCTCGCGGTGGTGGGCCGTCCCACCGCGGTGAACCCGGACCTGCGGCTGCGCTCCATCGCGCGCGCCTACAACTGGCCCATCCTCGACCTCAAGTAA
- a CDS encoding NAD-dependent epimerase/dehydratase family protein, with amino-acid sequence MRALITGAGGFLGMWLAKALAARGDSVTCLLRPGGDASGLAGLTYTRVEGDVTVPSTLSAAVAGQDVVFHLAGARRGATRDDFMRVNAEGTRHLCEAMVAAGHRPRLVLTGSLAACGPSTPTRPHVEEDAFHPHEWYGESKAEAERIAFSYGDRLPVTVSRPPRILGPGDRENLPFFKMAQRGIRLELSGGPRPLTMVDVEDVVDILLLQATHPAAIGEAFFCAGPGEPLSLEKVQDLGAQALGLTPRTVRVSPALLRAMATAADGVSQLTGRKLALSRKMAKQLLAPAWTCSGAKAERLLGFHPQRDLADSIRRSVQWYREQGWL; translated from the coding sequence ATGAGAGCCCTCATCACCGGTGCAGGCGGCTTCCTGGGAATGTGGTTGGCCAAGGCCCTGGCCGCGCGGGGAGACAGCGTCACATGCCTGTTGCGCCCGGGAGGAGATGCCTCGGGGCTCGCGGGGTTGACCTACACGCGGGTGGAGGGCGACGTGACGGTGCCCTCCACGCTCTCGGCCGCGGTGGCGGGCCAGGACGTCGTCTTCCACCTGGCGGGCGCTCGCCGCGGCGCGACACGCGACGACTTCATGCGCGTCAACGCGGAGGGCACCCGCCACCTGTGCGAGGCCATGGTGGCCGCGGGCCACCGCCCCCGGCTGGTGCTCACGGGCTCGCTGGCCGCCTGCGGTCCGTCCACGCCCACCCGGCCGCATGTGGAGGAAGACGCCTTCCATCCCCACGAATGGTATGGGGAGAGCAAGGCGGAGGCGGAGCGCATCGCCTTCTCCTATGGAGACCGGCTGCCCGTCACGGTGTCCCGGCCGCCGCGCATCCTGGGGCCCGGGGACAGGGAGAACCTTCCCTTCTTCAAGATGGCTCAGCGCGGCATCCGGCTGGAGCTGTCCGGCGGCCCTCGCCCGTTGACCATGGTGGATGTGGAGGACGTGGTGGACATCCTCTTGTTGCAGGCCACCCACCCGGCGGCCATCGGTGAGGCCTTCTTCTGCGCGGGCCCCGGCGAGCCCCTCTCCTTGGAGAAGGTGCAGGACCTGGGCGCGCAGGCCCTGGGACTGACGCCCCGCACCGTGCGCGTGTCCCCCGCGCTACTGCGGGCCATGGCCACGGCGGCGGACGGCGTGTCCCAACTGACGGGCCGCAAGCTGGCCCTGAGCCGGAAGATGGCGAAGCAACTGTTGGCGCCTGCCTGGACGTGCTCCGGGGCCAAGGCCGAGCGGCTGCTCGGCTTTCACCCCCAGCGCGACCTGGCGGACTCCATCCGTCGCAGCGTGCAGTGGTACCGGGAGCAGGGCTGGCTGTAG
- a CDS encoding SWIB/MDM2 domain-containing protein encodes MAAKKAAAKKAPAAKKAPAAKKRTPNASFMKEMTPSAALAEIVGAKPLPRTEVVKKLWAYIKKQGLQDAKNKRQINADDKLKPIFGGKKSVTMFEMTALVNKQLS; translated from the coding sequence ATGGCCGCCAAGAAAGCTGCTGCGAAGAAGGCTCCCGCCGCGAAGAAGGCTCCCGCTGCGAAGAAGCGCACGCCGAACGCGTCGTTCATGAAGGAGATGACGCCGTCTGCCGCGCTCGCTGAGATCGTCGGCGCGAAGCCGCTGCCGCGCACCGAGGTTGTCAAGAAGCTCTGGGCCTACATCAAGAAGCAGGGCCTGCAGGACGCGAAGAACAAGCGGCAGATCAACGCCGACGACAAGCTCAAGCCCATCTTTGGTGGCAAGAAGAGCGTCACCATGTTCGAGATGACGGCGCTGGTGAACAAGCAGCTGAGCTGA
- the treY gene encoding malto-oligosyltrehalose synthase, with protein sequence MLLDALEEEGAASNGVGGATMTAEALAEGLYARVQAELDARPHTPLSTYRVQFHQGFTFEDARQVVPYLARLGVSDLYASPYLKATPGSTHGYDCVDHQQLNPEVGTPESHAALCAALREQGMGQVLDVVPNHMGIERDNRLWFDVLENGPSSVYAKFFDIDWSPVKEELRDRVLLPILGDQYGIVLERGELKLSFRDGAFFLHYYDHLLPVAPRQYSRILRHGLERLESRLGEEHPGMLEFLSILTAIDYLPSRTEVERPKVVERHREKEVIKRRLAAVTAEFPEMLAYIEDNVRVFNGEPGNPRSYDLLDSVLAACSYRLAHWRVAGEEINYRRFFDINGLAALREEDPDVFQEAHALIFRWLREGLVTGLRIDHPDGLFDPTAYFLDLQEAYFVERAHALFLQTHAEDDTRWPAVESTLRERWRAEVTQQPDSRLRKALYVVVEKIQGGRERMPESWAVHGTTGYRYANAVSGVFVQPDAEKALTETYERFVGGQTDFAELVYQKKLLIMRVSMASEINVLAHALNGISEMNRRTRDFTLNSLRRALVEFIALFPVYRTYVDGWRPELDGRDVQYIEWTIQRAKERNATTNASIFDFLRDILLRRYPEHADGRERAEMLRFAMKLQQVTGPVMAKGLEDTVFYIYNRLASLNEVGGEPERFGVHANTFHLRNQERAERWPSSQLTSSTHDTKRSEDVRARINVLTEVPEEWRKRVKKWARQTEKAVSQLPSGPAPTANDMYLFFQTVVGAWPMGDAHSAEELADFQRRVREYMGKAIKEAKVRTSWTNPDSAYDDAVARYVDACFDSKVTGSFLADVRDFKRSIERAGQYNALGQLLLKMASPGVVDTYQGCELWDLSLVDPDNRRPVDFALRARLLETLDAEAEKDRAALSARLAANLDDGQVKLYVLTQSLRLRQRQAALFRKGGYRALELTGARAKAAVAFAREHGDTVLVACAPRYTLSALQSPEGLAGAYGSTFLDLPEAYAGMMFRDVFTGCQVRPERGPGGAVLPLGPLLAEFPVILLERSAG encoded by the coding sequence ATGTTGCTCGACGCCTTGGAAGAAGAGGGGGCCGCCTCGAATGGGGTGGGTGGCGCCACGATGACGGCGGAGGCCCTGGCCGAAGGGCTCTACGCACGCGTCCAGGCGGAGCTGGATGCGCGTCCCCACACGCCCCTGTCCACGTACCGAGTGCAGTTCCACCAGGGCTTCACCTTCGAGGACGCGCGGCAGGTGGTGCCGTACCTGGCCCGCCTGGGGGTGAGTGACCTTTATGCCTCGCCCTATCTGAAGGCCACGCCTGGAAGCACGCACGGCTACGACTGCGTGGACCACCAACAGTTGAATCCCGAAGTCGGGACGCCCGAATCGCACGCGGCGCTCTGCGCGGCGCTGCGTGAGCAGGGCATGGGGCAGGTGCTGGACGTGGTGCCCAACCACATGGGCATCGAGCGGGACAACCGTCTGTGGTTCGACGTGCTGGAGAACGGCCCGTCCTCCGTCTACGCGAAGTTCTTCGACATCGACTGGTCGCCGGTGAAGGAGGAGCTGCGGGACAGGGTGTTGCTGCCGATTCTGGGGGACCAGTACGGCATCGTCCTGGAGCGAGGGGAGCTGAAGCTGTCCTTCCGCGACGGCGCCTTCTTCCTCCATTACTACGACCACCTGTTACCGGTGGCGCCGCGTCAGTACTCCCGCATCCTCCGCCATGGCCTGGAGCGGCTGGAGTCGCGGCTGGGGGAGGAGCACCCCGGCATGCTGGAGTTCCTGTCCATCCTCACCGCCATCGACTACCTGCCCTCGCGCACGGAGGTGGAGCGGCCGAAGGTGGTGGAGCGCCACCGGGAGAAGGAGGTCATCAAGCGCCGGCTGGCCGCGGTGACGGCGGAGTTCCCGGAGATGCTGGCCTACATCGAGGACAACGTCCGCGTCTTCAATGGAGAGCCGGGCAACCCGCGCTCATATGACCTGCTGGACTCGGTGCTGGCGGCGTGCAGCTACCGGTTGGCGCACTGGCGGGTGGCGGGCGAGGAAATCAATTACCGGCGCTTCTTCGACATCAACGGCCTGGCCGCGCTGCGGGAAGAGGACCCGGACGTCTTCCAGGAGGCGCACGCGCTCATCTTCCGCTGGCTGCGCGAGGGGCTCGTCACGGGGCTGCGCATCGACCACCCGGACGGCCTCTTCGACCCGACCGCCTACTTCCTGGACCTGCAGGAGGCGTACTTCGTGGAGCGGGCCCACGCTCTGTTTCTCCAGACGCATGCGGAGGATGACACGCGCTGGCCGGCGGTGGAGTCCACGCTGCGCGAGCGCTGGCGCGCGGAGGTGACGCAGCAGCCGGACAGCCGGCTGCGCAAGGCGCTGTACGTGGTGGTGGAGAAGATTCAGGGCGGCCGTGAGCGCATGCCCGAATCCTGGGCCGTGCACGGCACCACGGGCTACCGCTACGCCAACGCGGTGAGCGGCGTGTTCGTCCAGCCGGACGCGGAGAAGGCGCTGACGGAGACGTACGAGCGCTTCGTGGGAGGGCAGACGGACTTCGCCGAGCTCGTCTACCAGAAGAAGCTGCTCATCATGCGCGTGTCCATGGCCAGCGAAATCAACGTGCTGGCGCACGCGCTCAACGGCATCTCGGAGATGAACCGGCGCACGCGCGACTTCACGCTCAACTCGCTGCGGCGGGCGCTGGTGGAGTTCATCGCCCTGTTCCCCGTCTACCGCACCTACGTGGACGGCTGGCGCCCGGAGCTGGACGGGCGCGACGTGCAGTACATCGAGTGGACCATCCAGCGCGCCAAGGAGCGCAACGCCACCACCAACGCGTCCATCTTCGACTTCCTGCGCGACATCCTCCTGCGCCGCTACCCGGAGCACGCGGACGGGCGAGAGCGGGCGGAAATGCTGCGCTTCGCCATGAAGCTGCAACAGGTGACGGGGCCCGTCATGGCCAAGGGCCTGGAGGACACCGTCTTCTACATCTACAACCGCCTGGCGAGCCTCAACGAGGTGGGCGGCGAGCCGGAGCGCTTCGGCGTCCACGCCAACACCTTCCACCTGCGCAACCAGGAGCGCGCGGAGCGGTGGCCGTCCAGCCAGCTCACCTCCAGCACCCACGACACCAAGCGCAGCGAGGACGTGCGCGCGCGCATCAACGTGCTGACCGAGGTGCCGGAGGAGTGGCGCAAGCGGGTGAAGAAGTGGGCCCGCCAGACGGAGAAGGCGGTGTCCCAACTGCCGTCCGGTCCGGCGCCCACGGCCAATGACATGTACCTCTTCTTCCAGACGGTGGTGGGGGCGTGGCCCATGGGCGACGCCCACTCCGCGGAGGAGCTGGCGGACTTCCAGCGCCGGGTGCGCGAGTACATGGGCAAGGCCATCAAGGAGGCCAAGGTCCGCACCTCGTGGACCAACCCCGACAGCGCCTATGACGACGCGGTGGCGCGCTACGTGGACGCCTGCTTCGACTCGAAGGTGACGGGCTCCTTCCTGGCGGACGTGCGGGACTTCAAGCGCTCCATCGAGCGCGCGGGCCAGTACAACGCGCTGGGGCAGTTGCTGCTGAAGATGGCCTCACCCGGCGTGGTGGACACCTACCAGGGCTGCGAGCTGTGGGATTTGTCTCTGGTGGACCCGGACAACCGGCGGCCGGTGGACTTCGCGCTGCGCGCGCGGCTGCTGGAGACGCTGGACGCCGAGGCGGAGAAGGACCGGGCCGCGTTAAGCGCACGGCTGGCGGCGAACCTCGATGACGGCCAGGTGAAGCTCTACGTCCTGACGCAGTCCCTGCGGCTGCGTCAGCGGCAGGCGGCCCTCTTCCGGAAGGGCGGCTACCGGGCGCTCGAGCTGACCGGCGCCCGGGCGAAAGCAGCGGTGGCCTTCGCCCGCGAGCACGGCGACACGGTGTTGGTGGCCTGCGCGCCGCGTTACACCCTGTCCGCCCTGCAGTCCCCTGAAGGGCTGGCGGGCGCTTATGGCAGCACGTTCCTGGACCTTCCGGAGGCATATGCGGGCATGATGTTCCGCGATGTGTTCACCGGCTGTCAGGTGCGGCCCGAGCGTGGACCGGGTGGTGCGGTGTTGCCTCTGGGGCCGCTCCTGGCGGAGTTTCCGGTGATTCTGCTGGAGAGGAGCGCCGGATGA
- the glgX gene encoding glycogen debranching protein GlgX produces the protein MRRAEVLPGKPYPLGATFDGQGVNFAVFSEHAKKVEVCLFDPEDPAKETRRFPLLETTHQVWHGYVPGLAAGALYGLRVHGPYEPKKGLRFNPHKLLVDPYARAIHGQVDYQAPIYAYTPGTKEDDLAFDTRDDAAAVPKGVVMGADTFDWEGDTPPGVPWHDTLIYEVHVKGFTQLHPRVPEALRGTYAGLAHPASIEHLKKVGVTAVELLPIQHIVDEPFLIQREKVNYWGYNTLGFFAPDARYSGSGSLGGQVDEFKRMVKQLHRAGIEVLLDVVYNHTCEGNQLGPTLSFKGVDNAAYYRLTEKDPRYYLDVTGCGNSWNATHPYALKLVADSLRYWVEEMHVDGFRFDLATTLGRDRHGYDTRAAFFQIIHQDPVLSRVKLISEPWDVGDFGYQVGNFPVLWSEWNGKYRDTIRRYWKGDDRQAAEIGYRLTGSSDLFSLSGRKPAASVNFVTAHDGFTLHDLVTYNDKHNEANGEENRDGANDNHSWNCGVEGETTDAEINALREQQKRNFLATLFLSQGVPMLVAGDEMGRTQKGNNNAYCQDNELSWVDWELNDTQRALLDFTCALTKLRREQPVLHKRRFFRGAHMWDSELKDLAWFRPDGQEMRKDDWEKPYVRSLGFLLGGDAITAPDDEGNRIVGDTILVLMNAHHEPITFRLPAVEWGADWELVVDTALAGESLRTHTPAGGTVQVVGRSLAVLRRPATE, from the coding sequence ATGAGGAGGGCCGAGGTGCTTCCAGGGAAGCCGTATCCCCTGGGCGCCACGTTCGATGGGCAGGGTGTCAACTTCGCCGTTTTCAGCGAGCACGCGAAGAAGGTCGAGGTCTGTCTCTTCGATCCGGAGGACCCCGCGAAGGAGACGCGCCGCTTTCCCTTGCTGGAGACGACGCACCAGGTGTGGCACGGCTACGTGCCTGGCCTGGCCGCGGGCGCCCTCTACGGACTGCGCGTGCACGGGCCCTACGAGCCGAAGAAGGGGCTGCGCTTCAACCCCCACAAGCTGTTGGTGGACCCGTATGCCCGGGCCATCCACGGCCAGGTGGACTACCAGGCCCCCATCTACGCCTATACGCCGGGCACCAAGGAGGACGACCTCGCGTTCGACACGCGCGATGACGCGGCCGCCGTGCCCAAGGGCGTGGTGATGGGCGCGGACACCTTCGACTGGGAGGGAGATACCCCGCCTGGCGTGCCGTGGCACGACACGCTCATCTATGAAGTCCACGTGAAGGGCTTCACCCAGCTGCACCCGCGCGTCCCGGAGGCGCTGCGGGGCACCTACGCGGGGCTGGCGCACCCGGCCAGCATCGAGCACCTGAAGAAGGTGGGCGTCACCGCGGTGGAGCTGCTGCCCATCCAGCACATCGTCGACGAGCCTTTCCTCATCCAGCGCGAGAAGGTCAATTACTGGGGCTACAACACGCTGGGGTTCTTCGCGCCGGACGCGCGCTACAGCGGCTCGGGTTCGCTGGGCGGGCAGGTGGACGAGTTCAAGCGCATGGTGAAGCAGCTGCACCGCGCTGGCATCGAGGTGCTGCTCGACGTCGTCTACAACCACACCTGCGAAGGCAACCAGCTGGGCCCCACGCTGTCCTTCAAGGGCGTGGACAACGCGGCGTACTACCGGCTCACGGAGAAGGACCCGCGCTACTACCTGGACGTCACCGGGTGCGGGAACTCGTGGAACGCCACGCACCCGTACGCGCTGAAGCTCGTCGCCGACTCCCTGCGCTATTGGGTGGAGGAGATGCATGTGGACGGGTTCCGCTTCGACCTGGCCACCACGCTGGGAAGAGACAGGCACGGCTACGACACCCGCGCCGCCTTCTTCCAAATCATCCACCAGGACCCGGTGCTCAGCCGGGTGAAGCTCATCTCCGAACCCTGGGACGTGGGCGACTTTGGCTACCAGGTGGGCAACTTCCCGGTGCTGTGGAGCGAGTGGAACGGCAAGTACCGCGACACCATCCGCCGCTACTGGAAGGGCGATGACCGGCAGGCGGCGGAGATTGGCTACCGCCTCACCGGCAGCTCGGACCTGTTCTCACTGTCCGGCCGCAAGCCCGCAGCGAGCGTGAACTTCGTCACCGCGCACGACGGCTTCACGCTGCACGACCTCGTCACGTACAACGACAAGCACAACGAGGCGAACGGTGAGGAGAACCGCGACGGCGCCAACGACAACCACTCCTGGAACTGCGGGGTGGAGGGCGAGACGACCGACGCCGAAATCAACGCCCTGCGCGAACAGCAGAAGCGCAACTTCCTGGCGACGCTCTTCCTGTCCCAGGGCGTGCCCATGCTGGTGGCCGGCGACGAGATGGGCCGCACGCAGAAGGGCAACAACAACGCCTACTGCCAGGACAACGAGCTGTCGTGGGTGGACTGGGAGCTGAACGACACGCAGCGCGCGCTGCTGGACTTCACCTGCGCCCTGACCAAGCTGCGGCGTGAGCAGCCGGTGCTGCACAAGCGGCGCTTCTTCCGCGGCGCCCATATGTGGGACAGCGAGCTGAAGGACCTGGCGTGGTTCCGGCCCGATGGCCAGGAGATGCGCAAGGACGACTGGGAGAAGCCCTACGTGCGCTCCCTGGGATTCCTGCTGGGCGGTGACGCCATCACCGCGCCGGACGATGAAGGGAACCGGATTGTGGGGGACACCATCCTGGTGCTGATGAACGCCCACCACGAGCCCATCACCTTCAGGCTGCCTGCTGTCGAATGGGGCGCGGACTGGGAGCTGGTGGTGGACACGGCGTTGGCGGGGGAGTCGCTTCGCACGCATACGCCGGCGGGGGGCACCGTGCAGGTGGTGGGCCGCTCCCTGGCGGTGCTGCGCCGCCCGGCGACGGAGTAG
- a CDS encoding TerC family protein: MNTQVALWVGFNVFVLAMLALDLGLFHRKDHAVTPKEAGLWTLVWITLSLIFCAGIWHYQGPTVGLQWLTAYVVEYALSVDNLFVFLMVFSYFRVAPEHQHRVLFWGILGAFVMRAGLIIAGTALVKQFHWLIYLFGAFLVFTAVKMLVSKDEEMDPEQQGIVKFARRVLPVARLGEGSRFMVQEDGRSKFTPLFIVLLVVEATDLLFALDSIPAVLGISQDAFIIYTSNVCAILGLRSLFFVVASLMEKFHFLKVGLSAILGFVGVKMLITFFDIHVPIGISLGVIAGVLVAAIVASLVWPKQPEPGQDRESAKT; the protein is encoded by the coding sequence GTGAACACGCAAGTCGCGCTCTGGGTGGGTTTCAACGTCTTCGTCCTCGCGATGCTCGCGCTGGACCTCGGGCTGTTCCATCGCAAGGACCATGCGGTGACGCCGAAGGAGGCGGGCCTCTGGACGCTGGTGTGGATTACCCTCAGCCTGATTTTCTGCGCGGGCATCTGGCACTACCAGGGGCCCACCGTGGGGCTCCAGTGGTTGACGGCGTACGTGGTGGAGTACGCGCTCTCCGTCGACAACCTCTTCGTCTTCCTGATGGTGTTCAGCTACTTCCGGGTGGCGCCCGAGCACCAGCACCGGGTGCTCTTCTGGGGCATCCTGGGCGCGTTCGTCATGCGCGCTGGCCTCATCATCGCCGGCACGGCGCTGGTGAAGCAGTTCCACTGGCTCATCTACCTGTTCGGCGCGTTCCTCGTCTTCACCGCGGTGAAGATGCTGGTGTCCAAGGACGAGGAGATGGACCCGGAGCAGCAGGGCATCGTGAAGTTCGCGCGCCGGGTGCTGCCGGTGGCCCGGCTGGGTGAAGGCAGCCGCTTCATGGTGCAGGAGGACGGCCGCAGCAAGTTCACGCCGCTGTTCATCGTGCTGCTGGTGGTGGAGGCCACGGACCTGCTCTTCGCGCTGGACTCCATCCCCGCGGTGCTGGGCATCAGCCAGGACGCCTTCATCATCTACACGTCCAACGTGTGCGCCATTCTGGGCCTGCGCTCGCTGTTCTTCGTCGTGGCCAGCCTGATGGAGAAGTTCCACTTCCTGAAGGTGGGCCTGAGCGCCATCCTGGGCTTCGTGGGCGTGAAGATGCTCATCACCTTCTTCGACATCCACGTCCCCATCGGCATCTCCCTGGGCGTGATTGCCGGCGTGCTGGTGGCGGCCATCGTCGCCTCGCTGGTGTGGCCGAAGCAGCCGGAGCCCGGACAGGACCGGGAAAGCGCGAAGACGTAG
- the apaG gene encoding Co2+/Mg2+ efflux protein ApaG — translation MSSSAITDGIRITVKPAYWPERSAPESGQFAFMYTVEIANEGDAPAQLKARHWVITDATGKVEEVRGEGVVGRQPHLGPGERFEYTSWAMLRTPFGTMRGTYDMVRPDGTHFEARIAEFALTLPNSLH, via the coding sequence ATGTCCTCCAGCGCCATCACCGACGGCATCCGCATCACCGTGAAGCCCGCCTACTGGCCGGAGCGCAGCGCTCCGGAGTCCGGGCAGTTCGCCTTCATGTACACGGTGGAGATTGCCAACGAGGGCGACGCGCCGGCGCAGCTCAAGGCGCGCCATTGGGTCATCACCGATGCCACGGGCAAGGTGGAAGAGGTGAGGGGCGAGGGCGTGGTGGGCCGCCAGCCCCACCTGGGGCCCGGAGAGCGGTTCGAGTACACGAGTTGGGCCATGCTGCGCACGCCCTTCGGCACCATGCGCGGCACCTATGACATGGTGCGGCCGGACGGCACGCACTTCGAAGCGCGCATCGCCGAGTTCGCGCTCACCCTTCCCAACTCCCTGCACTGA